From Streptomyces chrestomyceticus JCM 4735, one genomic window encodes:
- a CDS encoding ABC transporter permease: protein MSAVEAPELRGSAAASAHRVRAVARRHWLVLRRSPHRIFDVLVWPVVDTLLYGSIGLFAAKATGAAGGGTQTGSGTELGTGTAFAVFLLSGTVLWHLVHQTQISLATGFLEETWSRNVIGLLTTPLRGWEYLAGVGLFALVRTALSTLAVATLAFSAYAFDVTSLGLGLIPVAALLLLCGWAVALAVVGLVLRYGSGAEALVWGGLSVVMPLSGVFYPVSTLPGALQPVAQALPTTHVFAAGRALAGGGPTPWRELAVATLGTVTLLLLALFFLGRMVASFRRRGLVTRYS, encoded by the coding sequence CGCCGCGGCCAGCGCGCACCGGGTGCGCGCCGTCGCCCGCCGTCACTGGCTGGTGCTGCGCCGCAGCCCGCACCGGATCTTCGACGTCCTCGTGTGGCCGGTCGTCGACACGCTGCTGTACGGCTCCATCGGGCTGTTCGCCGCGAAGGCGACGGGCGCGGCGGGCGGCGGGACGCAGACGGGCTCCGGCACGGAGCTGGGCACCGGGACCGCGTTCGCGGTCTTCCTGCTCAGCGGCACGGTCCTGTGGCACCTGGTCCACCAGACGCAGATCTCGCTGGCCACCGGCTTCCTGGAGGAGACCTGGTCACGCAATGTGATCGGGCTGCTCACCACGCCGCTGCGCGGCTGGGAGTACCTGGCCGGGGTGGGGCTCTTCGCCCTGGTCCGGACGGCGCTGAGCACGCTCGCGGTGGCCACGCTGGCCTTCAGCGCGTACGCCTTCGACGTGACGTCCCTGGGCCTGGGGCTGATCCCGGTCGCCGCGCTGCTCCTGCTGTGCGGCTGGGCGGTGGCCCTGGCGGTGGTGGGACTGGTGCTGCGCTACGGCAGCGGCGCCGAGGCCCTCGTCTGGGGCGGGCTGTCGGTGGTGATGCCGCTGTCGGGTGTCTTCTACCCTGTCTCGACGCTGCCGGGGGCGCTCCAGCCGGTCGCCCAGGCGCTGCCCACGACGCATGTCTTCGCGGCCGGGCGGGCCCTGGCCGGCGGCGGGCCGACACCGTGGCGCGAACTGGCGGTGGCCACACTGGGCACCGTCACGCTGCTTCTTCTGGCCCTGTTCTTCCTGGGCCGCATGGTGGCGTCCTTCCGGCGCCGCGGGCTGGTGACCCGGTACTCATGA
- a CDS encoding dodecin, with amino-acid sequence MSNHTYRVTEIVGTSPEGVDAAIRNGVKRAARTLRGLDWFEVTQVRGHIVDGDIEHYQVGLKVGFRLEDADEG; translated from the coding sequence ATGTCGAATCACACGTACCGGGTGACGGAGATCGTGGGGACGTCCCCGGAGGGCGTGGACGCCGCGATCCGCAACGGCGTCAAGCGGGCGGCGCGGACGCTGCGGGGCCTCGACTGGTTCGAGGTGACCCAGGTGCGCGGGCACATCGTGGACGGGGACATCGAGCACTACCAGGTCGGGCTGAAGGTCGGGTTCCGGCTGGAGGACGCCGACGAGGGCTGA
- a CDS encoding amino acid permease, translating to MRGGQGVWRRKPIEVVQETEGGSGEQLNRVLGLWQLTAIGVGGLIGAGIFTLAGTVANGKAGPAVLVSFLVAGVASAAAAFSYAEFAGLIPKAGSAYTYGYAVLGELAGWFIGWDLLLEYTAIVAVVAIGISGYFSFLLGEMGVELPAWMLGAPGTGGGHRVDLFAAALCLFIAYLLNLGIKNAARFETIVVGLKVLVVLLVIGVGFFHIRTGNYTPFFPFGVSGAFTGAATVFFAVFGYDAMSTAAEESKDAQRHMPKAILYSLMISMVLYVLACLVLTGMQNYTDIDPESGFSSAFKSVGLSSLADVIAVGAIIGILTVMFTFMLGVTRVWFSMSRDGLLPKWFAKTHPRRHVPTRVTWTVGIASAAIAGFLPIGEAAELTNIGILLAFVVVCVAVIVLRYKRPDLPRTFRTPGMPVVPAIGVVFSLWLITFLEWQTWVRFAVWFLIGLVIYFTYSRRHSELGKAERESTGLEGRDGRL from the coding sequence ATGCGCGGGGGACAGGGAGTGTGGCGGCGTAAACCGATCGAAGTCGTTCAGGAGACGGAAGGCGGCTCGGGCGAACAGCTCAACCGGGTGCTGGGCCTGTGGCAACTGACCGCCATCGGGGTCGGCGGTCTCATCGGCGCGGGCATCTTCACGCTCGCCGGGACCGTCGCGAACGGCAAGGCCGGTCCGGCGGTGCTGGTGTCGTTCCTCGTCGCGGGCGTGGCCAGCGCGGCGGCCGCGTTCTCGTACGCCGAGTTCGCGGGGCTCATCCCGAAGGCGGGCTCGGCGTACACGTACGGCTACGCGGTGCTGGGCGAGCTGGCGGGCTGGTTCATCGGCTGGGACCTGCTGCTGGAGTACACGGCGATCGTGGCGGTGGTCGCGATCGGCATCTCCGGCTACTTCAGCTTCCTGCTGGGCGAGATGGGGGTGGAGCTGCCCGCCTGGATGCTGGGGGCGCCGGGGACCGGTGGGGGGCACCGGGTGGACCTGTTCGCTGCGGCGCTGTGCCTGTTCATCGCGTATCTGCTGAACCTCGGCATCAAGAACGCGGCTCGTTTCGAGACCATCGTCGTGGGCCTGAAGGTCCTGGTCGTACTGCTGGTCATCGGAGTCGGTTTCTTCCACATCAGGACCGGCAATTACACACCGTTCTTCCCCTTCGGCGTCAGCGGTGCCTTCACGGGCGCGGCCACGGTTTTCTTCGCGGTGTTCGGTTACGACGCCATGAGCACCGCGGCGGAGGAGTCCAAGGACGCCCAGCGGCACATGCCGAAGGCGATCCTGTATTCGCTGATGATCTCGATGGTGCTGTACGTGCTGGCCTGCCTGGTGCTCACCGGTATGCAGAACTACACGGACATCGACCCGGAGAGCGGCTTCTCCTCGGCGTTCAAGTCGGTGGGGCTGAGCAGTCTGGCCGATGTGATCGCGGTGGGCGCGATCATCGGCATTCTCACGGTGATGTTCACCTTCATGCTGGGGGTCACCCGGGTGTGGTTCAGCATGAGCCGGGACGGGCTGCTGCCGAAATGGTTCGCCAAGACCCATCCTCGGCGGCACGTACCGACCCGGGTGACGTGGACCGTGGGCATCGCCTCGGCAGCCATCGCGGGTTTCCTGCCCATCGGGGAGGCCGCCGAGCTGACGAACATCGGCATTCTGCTGGCGTTCGTGGTGGTGTGCGTCGCGGTGATCGTGCTGCGCTACAAGCGCCCCGACCTGCCGCGTACGTTCCGTACCCCCGGGATGCCGGTGGTGCCCGCGATCGGGGTGGTCTTCTCGCTCTGGCTGATCACGTTCCTGGAGTGGCAGACCTGGGTGCGCTTCGCGGTGTGGTTCCTGATCGGCCTGGTCATCTACTTCACGTACTCCCGCCGGCACTCCGAACTGGGGAAGGCGGAACGGGAGAGCACCGGCCTGGAGGGCCGCGACGGGCGGCTGTGA
- a CDS encoding transglycosylase SLT domain-containing protein, translated as MTAHTLLRSVRVTKTHKLSVAVLAAAGATAALTVPAATGDAHAAASAAVKPVSANGQPTGANTKAADAPKAGDAKDAADTRTLAESVKVTAVAGQGHTAKEAASRAADRKPVESKPRYANNLDGWIKESLDIMKKKGIPGSYEGLHRNIMRESSGNPNVVNDWDINAKNGIPSKGLLQVIQPTFDRYHVEGTANDLTDPVANITAAANYAAHRYGSMDNVNSAY; from the coding sequence ATGACCGCTCACACCCTGCTCCGCTCCGTCCGCGTGACCAAGACCCACAAGCTCTCCGTCGCCGTGCTGGCCGCCGCCGGTGCCACCGCGGCCCTGACGGTCCCCGCCGCGACCGGTGACGCGCACGCCGCCGCCTCCGCCGCGGTCAAGCCGGTCTCCGCGAACGGCCAGCCCACGGGTGCGAACACCAAGGCCGCCGACGCGCCCAAGGCCGGTGACGCGAAGGACGCGGCGGACACCAGGACCCTCGCCGAGTCGGTGAAGGTCACCGCCGTGGCCGGCCAGGGCCACACCGCCAAGGAGGCCGCCAGCCGGGCCGCCGACCGCAAGCCGGTCGAGTCCAAGCCGCGCTACGCGAACAACCTGGACGGCTGGATCAAGGAGTCGCTGGACATCATGAAGAAGAAGGGCATCCCCGGCAGCTACGAGGGCCTGCACCGCAACATCATGCGCGAGTCCAGCGGTAACCCGAACGTCGTCAACGACTGGGACATCAACGCCAAGAACGGCATCCCGTCCAAGGGCCTGCTCCAGGTCATCCAGCCCACGTTCGACCGCTACCACGTCGAGGGCACGGCCAACGACCTGACCGACCCGGTCGCCAACATCACGGCCGCCGCCAACTACGCCGCCCATCGCTACGGCTCCATGGACAACGTCAACTCGGCGTACTGA
- a CDS encoding EF-hand domain-containing protein — MADIEAAKAAFNRFDADGDGLITADEYKRAMAEMGDPYVTGPVAEAVIAAKDTNADGKLSFEEFWKSLQG, encoded by the coding sequence GTGGCAGACATCGAGGCGGCCAAGGCGGCGTTCAACCGGTTCGACGCGGACGGCGACGGCCTGATCACCGCGGACGAGTACAAGCGGGCGATGGCGGAGATGGGGGACCCCTACGTCACCGGGCCGGTCGCCGAGGCCGTCATCGCCGCCAAGGACACGAACGCGGACGGCAAGCTCTCCTTCGAGGAGTTCTGGAAGTCGCTGCAGGGCTGA
- the uvrA gene encoding excinuclease ABC subunit UvrA — translation MTDSYVRVRGAREHNLCSVDVDIPRDTVTVFTGVSGSGKSSLAFGTVYAEAQRRYFESVAPYARRLIHQVGAPKVEDITGLPPAVALEQRRSAPTSRSSVGTVTTLSNSLRMLFSRAGTYPEDAPERLDSDAFSPNTAAGACPECHGLGRVHRVTEESLVPDPSLSIRDGAIAAWPGAWQGKNLRDVLAALGYDIDKPWRDLPAADRDWILFTDEQPVVTVHPVREAGRIHRPYQGQYMSAKRYVLHTFADSKSETLRKRVQRYLVSAPCPACGGRRLRPEALAVTFAGRDIAELSGLPLSGLAELLRPTAVSDDDGVAPTLARDLVARIDVLTELGLGYLSMDRAAPTLSSGELQRLRLATQLRSGLFGVVYVLDEPSAGLHPADTEALLTVLGRLKEAGNTLFIVEHDMDVVRHADWIVDVGPEAGVHGGRVLHSGPVADLAQVTESATRRFLFDTAPPAARPPREPTGELSLHGVTLHNLRGVDATFPLGVFTAVTGVSGSGKSTLVTRVLADAVADHLGAGPEEDEESAARAQLAEAKGLEAVDRLVRVDQKPIGRTPRSNLATYTGLFDAVRKVFAATDEARARGYTAGRFSFNVASGRCETCQGEGFIAVELLFLPGTYAPCTTCHGARYNPETLQITYRGRNVSDVLGMTVDTAADFLADVPAAARSLRTLQDVGLGYLRLGQPATELSGGEAQRIKLATELQRAHRGHTLYLLDEPTTGLHPADTEVLLRQLHGLVDAGNTVVVVEHDMGVVAGADHVVDLGPGGGAAGGRIVATGTPAEVAASADSRTAVYLARRIGG, via the coding sequence ATGACCGACTCGTACGTACGGGTGCGCGGCGCCCGGGAACACAACCTCTGCAGTGTCGACGTGGACATCCCGAGGGACACCGTCACGGTGTTCACCGGCGTGTCCGGCAGCGGCAAGTCCTCGCTCGCCTTCGGCACCGTCTACGCCGAGGCGCAGCGCCGCTACTTCGAGTCGGTGGCCCCCTACGCACGCCGCCTGATCCACCAGGTCGGCGCGCCGAAGGTCGAGGACATCACCGGGCTGCCGCCCGCCGTCGCCCTGGAACAGCGGCGCTCGGCCCCCACCTCCCGCTCCTCCGTCGGCACCGTCACCACCCTCTCGAACTCGCTGCGGATGCTGTTTTCGCGCGCCGGTACGTACCCGGAGGACGCCCCGGAACGGCTCGACTCCGACGCCTTCTCCCCGAACACCGCGGCCGGCGCCTGCCCGGAGTGCCACGGCCTGGGCCGCGTCCACCGGGTCACGGAGGAATCACTCGTACCGGATCCGTCGCTGTCCATCCGGGACGGCGCGATCGCCGCCTGGCCCGGCGCCTGGCAGGGCAAGAACCTGCGGGACGTACTGGCAGCGCTCGGGTACGACATCGACAAGCCGTGGCGCGACCTCCCGGCCGCCGACCGGGACTGGATCCTGTTCACCGACGAGCAGCCCGTCGTCACCGTGCACCCCGTACGGGAAGCGGGCCGCATCCACCGGCCCTACCAAGGCCAGTACATGAGCGCCAAGCGCTACGTACTGCACACCTTCGCCGACTCCAAGAGCGAGACACTGCGCAAACGCGTCCAGCGCTACCTGGTCTCCGCGCCCTGCCCCGCATGCGGCGGGCGGCGGCTACGGCCGGAAGCGCTGGCCGTCACCTTCGCCGGCCGCGACATCGCGGAGCTTTCCGGCCTGCCGCTCAGCGGCCTCGCCGAGCTGCTGCGCCCGACGGCCGTGTCCGACGACGACGGGGTGGCGCCGACCCTGGCCCGCGACCTGGTCGCCCGTATCGACGTCCTCACCGAGCTGGGGCTGGGCTACCTCAGCATGGACCGGGCCGCCCCCACCCTGTCCTCCGGCGAACTCCAGCGGCTGCGGCTGGCCACCCAGCTCCGCTCCGGCCTCTTCGGCGTCGTCTACGTACTGGACGAGCCCTCGGCGGGCCTGCACCCGGCGGACACCGAGGCCCTGCTCACCGTGCTCGGCCGCCTGAAGGAAGCGGGCAACACCCTGTTCATCGTCGAGCACGACATGGACGTGGTGCGGCACGCGGACTGGATCGTGGACGTCGGGCCCGAGGCAGGCGTGCACGGCGGGCGGGTCCTGCACAGCGGGCCCGTCGCGGACCTCGCACAGGTCACCGAGTCCGCCACCCGCCGCTTCCTCTTCGACACTGCGCCGCCCGCCGCGCGCCCGCCCCGCGAGCCCACTGGGGAGCTGTCCCTGCACGGCGTCACCCTGCACAACCTGCGCGGGGTGGACGCCACCTTCCCGCTCGGCGTCTTCACGGCCGTCACCGGCGTCTCCGGGTCGGGCAAGTCCACGCTGGTCACCCGGGTCCTCGCGGACGCCGTGGCGGACCACCTCGGCGCCGGACCGGAGGAGGACGAGGAGAGCGCGGCCCGGGCACAGCTCGCCGAGGCCAAGGGCCTGGAGGCGGTAGACCGCCTCGTCCGCGTCGACCAGAAGCCCATCGGCCGTACCCCGCGCTCCAACCTCGCCACCTACACCGGCCTCTTCGACGCCGTACGCAAGGTCTTCGCCGCCACCGACGAAGCGCGCGCCCGCGGCTACACGGCGGGCCGCTTCTCCTTCAACGTCGCGAGTGGCCGCTGCGAGACCTGCCAGGGCGAGGGCTTCATCGCCGTCGAGCTGCTCTTCCTGCCCGGTACGTACGCGCCCTGCACCACCTGCCACGGCGCCCGCTACAACCCGGAGACCCTGCAGATCACCTACCGCGGCCGGAATGTCTCCGACGTGCTCGGCATGACGGTGGACACCGCGGCGGACTTCCTCGCCGACGTACCGGCCGCCGCCCGCAGCCTGCGCACCCTCCAGGACGTCGGCCTCGGCTACCTGCGCCTGGGGCAGCCCGCGACCGAGCTGTCCGGCGGCGAGGCCCAGCGCATCAAACTGGCCACGGAACTCCAGCGCGCCCACCGGGGCCACACCCTCTACCTCCTGGACGAACCCACCACCGGCCTGCACCCGGCCGACACCGAGGTGCTGCTGCGGCAGCTTCACGGGCTGGTGGACGCGGGCAACACCGTGGTGGTCGTCGAGCACGACATGGGGGTGGTCGCGGGCGCGGACCACGTCGTCGACCTGGGACCGGGCGGCGGCGCGGCCGGCGGCCGCATCGTGGCCACCGGGACACCGGCCGAGGTGGCGGCGTCGGCGGACAGCCGTACGGCGGTCTACCTGGCGCGCCGGATCGGCGGCTGA
- a CDS encoding NAD(P)/FAD-dependent oxidoreductase: MTPRRIAVVGASAAGLAAAEALRRFGWTGTLTLVGDEPHPPYDRPPLSKQLLQGAWQPDKLHLRAADQLDTLALDLRLGTRATGLDTATRTLTLDSGERLACDGVIVATGVAARTLPDAAGLDGVLTLRTLEDALALKERLSGTDRRLVVVGNGVLGCEAAAVARELGHQVTLVGREALPMARTVGPQIGELLAAEHQEHGVHLRTAAVDGFEADGDGPARHVTAVRLADGTRLPADTVLVAIGSEPAVGWLRGDPALDTADGLRCDAYCAAAPGIYAAGDVARWQHPVHGRHLRVEHRMNATEQGMAAARNLLAELEETLPEGGDGALAPAAGRERRPFTPVPYFWSDQYGLKIQAYGVLNGADRSEATVLDPDARKAVALYGRDGQATGILAIGVPPRQTRGLRALIATPAPWEEAREGVRNALA, translated from the coding sequence GTGACCCCCCGCCGCATCGCCGTCGTGGGCGCCTCGGCGGCGGGACTCGCCGCCGCCGAGGCCCTGCGCCGCTTCGGCTGGACCGGCACGCTGACCCTCGTCGGCGACGAGCCGCACCCGCCGTACGACCGGCCGCCGCTGTCCAAGCAGCTCCTCCAGGGCGCCTGGCAGCCCGACAAGCTGCACCTGCGCGCCGCCGACCAGCTCGACACCCTCGCCCTCGACCTGCGCCTCGGCACCCGGGCCACCGGCCTGGACACCGCGACCCGCACCCTCACCCTGGACAGCGGCGAACGGCTGGCCTGCGACGGCGTGATCGTCGCCACGGGCGTCGCGGCCCGCACCCTGCCGGACGCGGCCGGTCTGGACGGGGTGCTCACCCTGCGCACCCTTGAGGACGCGCTCGCCCTCAAGGAGCGGCTGTCCGGCACGGACCGGCGCCTCGTGGTCGTCGGCAACGGCGTCCTCGGTTGCGAGGCCGCGGCCGTGGCGCGCGAGCTGGGCCACCAGGTCACGCTCGTCGGCCGGGAAGCGCTGCCGATGGCCCGTACGGTCGGCCCGCAGATCGGCGAGCTGCTGGCGGCCGAGCACCAGGAGCACGGCGTACACCTGCGCACCGCGGCCGTCGACGGCTTCGAGGCGGACGGCGACGGGCCGGCGCGGCACGTGACCGCCGTACGGCTGGCCGACGGCACCCGGCTGCCCGCCGACACCGTCCTCGTCGCCATCGGCTCGGAGCCCGCCGTCGGCTGGCTGCGTGGCGACCCGGCCCTGGACACCGCCGACGGGCTGCGCTGCGACGCGTACTGCGCCGCCGCGCCCGGCATCTACGCCGCTGGTGACGTGGCCCGCTGGCAGCACCCCGTGCACGGGCGCCACCTGCGCGTCGAGCACCGGATGAACGCCACCGAGCAGGGCATGGCCGCTGCCCGCAACCTCCTCGCCGAACTGGAGGAGACCCTGCCGGAGGGCGGGGACGGGGCACTGGCCCCCGCCGCCGGACGGGAACGGCGCCCCTTCACGCCCGTCCCGTACTTCTGGTCCGACCAGTACGGCCTGAAGATCCAGGCGTACGGCGTGCTCAACGGCGCCGACCGGTCCGAGGCCACCGTCCTGGACCCGGACGCCCGGAAGGCCGTCGCTCTCTACGGGCGCGACGGGCAGGCCACCGGCATCCTGGCGATCGGCGTGCCGCCCCGCCAGACCCGGGGCCTGCGGGCGCTGATCGCCACGCCCGCTCCCTGGGAAGAGGCCCGCGAAGGCGTACGGAACGCCCTCGCGTGA
- a CDS encoding ferredoxin, which yields MNITLDADKCCAAGQCVLIAPDVFDQRDEDGVVVLLDAAPPADQHDMVREAAAICPAAVIQVHE from the coding sequence ATGAACATCACCCTCGACGCCGACAAGTGCTGCGCCGCCGGCCAGTGCGTGCTGATCGCGCCCGACGTCTTCGACCAGCGTGACGAGGACGGCGTGGTCGTCCTCCTCGACGCCGCGCCGCCCGCCGACCAGCACGACATGGTCCGCGAGGCCGCCGCCATCTGCCCGGCCGCCGTGATCCAGGTGCACGAGTGA
- a CDS encoding cytochrome P450, with translation MTPSPASPAPAPAAAPALPVQPPQGCPFDPPAEFARLRTEAPLSKISLPDGTEAWLATRYADIRAILGDTRFSSDTTRPGYPLSGMTGGATTEHRGFIRMDPPEHTRLRRMVTREFMVKRVEAMRPEIQRLTDELCDAMEERAGQDVDLVEALALPVPSLVISLLLGVPYDDHEVFQRLTGTLLSRTVTDEERESARAELRAYLHQLVSAKEAAPGDDILGRLITEQQVPGEITHDDVVAFAALLLIAGHETTANMIGLSALTLMRDRETADRLRAEPNLIRGAVEELLRFHSIIRNGPRRAATEDIEIGGQLIRAGEGVVVAVPSANRDPEVFADPDALDVCRPNAQHHVAFGYGIHQCLGQALARVELQVVIGTLLRRFPEMRPAVPVDEIPYRSDMAIYGCHTLPVTW, from the coding sequence ATGACCCCCTCTCCCGCTTCTCCCGCCCCCGCGCCGGCCGCCGCGCCCGCGCTGCCCGTGCAGCCGCCGCAGGGCTGCCCGTTCGACCCGCCCGCCGAGTTCGCCCGGCTGCGTACCGAAGCGCCGCTGTCGAAGATCTCGCTGCCGGACGGCACCGAAGCCTGGCTGGCCACCCGGTACGCCGACATCCGCGCCATCCTGGGCGACACCCGCTTCAGCTCCGACACCACCCGTCCCGGCTACCCGCTCAGCGGCATGACCGGCGGCGCCACCACCGAGCACCGCGGCTTCATCCGCATGGACCCGCCCGAGCACACCCGGCTGCGCCGCATGGTCACCCGGGAGTTCATGGTCAAGCGGGTCGAGGCGATGCGCCCCGAGATCCAGCGCCTGACCGACGAGCTGTGCGACGCCATGGAAGAGCGCGCGGGCCAGGACGTGGACCTCGTCGAGGCGCTGGCACTGCCGGTGCCCTCGCTCGTCATCAGCCTGCTGCTCGGCGTCCCGTACGACGACCACGAGGTGTTCCAGCGGCTCACCGGCACCCTGCTCTCCCGCACGGTCACCGACGAGGAGCGCGAGAGCGCGCGGGCCGAGCTGCGCGCCTACCTGCACCAGTTGGTGAGCGCCAAGGAGGCGGCGCCCGGCGACGACATCCTCGGCCGACTGATCACCGAGCAGCAGGTGCCCGGCGAGATCACCCACGACGACGTGGTCGCCTTCGCCGCGCTGCTGCTCATCGCGGGCCACGAGACCACCGCCAACATGATCGGCCTGAGCGCGCTCACCCTGATGCGCGACCGGGAGACCGCGGACCGGCTGCGCGCCGAGCCGAACCTGATCCGCGGCGCCGTCGAGGAGTTGCTGCGCTTCCACAGCATCATCCGTAACGGCCCGCGCCGCGCCGCCACCGAGGACATCGAGATCGGCGGGCAGCTCATCCGGGCCGGCGAGGGCGTCGTCGTGGCCGTACCGTCCGCCAACCGCGACCCGGAGGTCTTCGCGGACCCCGACGCGCTCGACGTGTGCCGCCCCAACGCCCAGCACCACGTCGCCTTCGGCTACGGCATCCACCAGTGCCTCGGCCAGGCACTGGCCCGCGTCGAGCTCCAGGTCGTCATCGGCACGCTGCTGCGCCGCTTCCCGGAGATGCGCCCCGCGGTCCCCGTGGACGAGATCCCGTACCGCAGCGACATGGCGATCTACGGCTGCCACACCCTGCCCGTCACCTGGTGA
- a CDS encoding TetR/AcrR family transcriptional regulator — protein sequence MGESAAVRPRNPRGQGERLREELLRATERLLEEVGSEDALSLRAVAREAGVAAPSIYRHFADKTELVWAALEVSYERLRAAMAEASAAADTDDPVDLLRAQLRAYCRYAVEHPAKYRLLYETRQTPVEPERLAGHPAGRLVRGLHDSLTACEAAGWRVRGTREEAPYVLWAAVHGRVMLWQVMPSRKDAERLYRYVDEILHLLMERAG from the coding sequence GTGGGTGAGAGTGCGGCCGTGCGGCCCCGTAATCCGCGCGGGCAGGGCGAGCGTCTGCGGGAGGAACTCCTGCGCGCCACCGAACGCCTCCTCGAAGAGGTGGGCAGCGAGGACGCCCTGTCGCTGCGCGCCGTGGCCCGCGAGGCGGGCGTCGCCGCCCCCAGCATCTACCGGCACTTCGCCGACAAGACCGAGCTGGTGTGGGCCGCGCTGGAGGTCAGCTACGAGCGGCTGCGGGCGGCGATGGCGGAGGCGTCGGCGGCGGCGGACACCGACGACCCGGTGGACCTGCTCCGCGCCCAGTTGCGCGCGTACTGCCGGTACGCCGTCGAGCACCCCGCCAAGTACCGCCTCCTGTACGAGACCCGCCAGACACCGGTCGAACCGGAGCGGCTGGCCGGGCACCCGGCGGGCCGCCTGGTGCGGGGCCTGCACGATTCCCTCACCGCGTGCGAGGCGGCCGGGTGGCGGGTGCGCGGGACGCGCGAAGAGGCGCCGTACGTGCTGTGGGCGGCGGTGCACGGCCGGGTCATGCTGTGGCAGGTCATGCCCAGCCGCAAGGACGCCGAACGGCTGTACCGCTATGTGGACGAGATCCTGCATCTGCTGATGGAGCGGGCGGGCTGA
- a CDS encoding CapA family protein produces MNQYRPYGAALLLISLATGCAAQQGPGRPARPASGPGDHASAPATAAPQHSGHRVSQGFTLAASGDVIASYPSVLETARQDAGDGGYDYRPILAGVKPVIEGADLAICHLETPFGPDGGPFTGYPAFKAPPQVADALKATGYDSCSTASNHTLDDGAEGVRRTLDRLDRAGIKHTGSARDAAEARRPALLKAPGGARVAQLSYTYGTNGVPQPQGKPWTVGVIDAEKIVADARAARRAGADVVVVSPHWGTEYQTEPDEQQLKVAKALTEAKTGGRPDIDLVVGTHAHTPQPYEKLNGTWVVYGMGDQIAGIMEKPRGNWGTIARFRFEPPAKDGQRWRVTKAEYIPQLSAHGPPLRMVNLAATGDRPDVREGIREAVLGRGAEGAGLTMGR; encoded by the coding sequence ATGAACCAGTACCGACCGTACGGCGCCGCCCTGCTCCTGATATCCCTGGCCACGGGCTGCGCGGCCCAGCAGGGCCCCGGACGGCCCGCACGCCCCGCCTCCGGGCCGGGCGACCACGCTTCCGCCCCCGCGACCGCCGCGCCGCAGCACTCCGGGCACCGGGTCTCCCAGGGCTTCACCCTCGCCGCCTCCGGGGACGTCATCGCCTCGTACCCGTCCGTACTGGAGACAGCGCGCCAGGACGCCGGAGACGGCGGATACGACTACCGGCCCATCCTGGCCGGGGTGAAACCGGTGATCGAGGGCGCCGACCTGGCGATCTGCCACCTGGAGACGCCCTTCGGGCCCGACGGCGGCCCGTTCACCGGATATCCGGCCTTCAAGGCGCCGCCCCAGGTGGCCGACGCGCTCAAGGCCACCGGCTACGACTCCTGTTCCACGGCGTCCAACCACACCCTCGACGACGGCGCCGAAGGCGTCCGGCGCACTCTCGACCGGCTGGACCGGGCCGGGATCAAGCACACCGGATCGGCCCGCGACGCGGCCGAGGCCCGCCGGCCCGCGCTGCTGAAGGCGCCCGGCGGGGCACGGGTGGCCCAGCTCTCGTACACGTACGGCACGAACGGCGTCCCGCAGCCGCAGGGCAAGCCGTGGACCGTCGGCGTCATCGACGCCGAGAAGATCGTCGCGGACGCGCGGGCCGCCCGCCGGGCCGGTGCCGACGTCGTCGTGGTCAGCCCGCACTGGGGCACCGAGTACCAGACCGAGCCGGACGAGCAGCAGCTCAAGGTCGCCAAGGCGCTCACGGAGGCGAAGACCGGCGGGCGGCCCGACATCGACCTCGTCGTCGGGACGCACGCGCACACCCCGCAGCCGTACGAGAAGCTCAACGGCACCTGGGTCGTCTACGGCATGGGCGACCAGATCGCCGGGATCATGGAGAAGCCGCGCGGCAACTGGGGCACCATCGCCCGCTTCCGCTTCGAGCCGCCCGCGAAGGACGGGCAGCGCTGGCGGGTCACCAAGGCCGAGTACATCCCCCAGCTCTCCGCCCACGGGCCCCCGCTGCGCATGGTCAACCTCGCCGCCACCGGGGACCGCCCCGACGTACGGGAAGGCATCCGCGAGGCCGTTCTCGGCCGGGGAGCGGAAGGCGCCGGACTCACCATGGGCCGCTGA